One window of Psychrobacillus sp. FSL H8-0483 genomic DNA carries:
- the lepB gene encoding signal peptidase I — MKENHKNEVMSWVKTIIFAFVVVFVCRQFLFTPITVQGESMSPTFEDNQKVVISKTSKIERFDIVVFKSPNMKDNYIKRVIGLSGDKIEVKDDVLFINGKAYDEPYLKANKEKILFGQLTEDFTLEQNTESSRVPEGYYFVMGDNRLQSYDSRMFGFIAKDELLGEVKLRVYPLGLSSIIK; from the coding sequence GTGAAAGAAAATCACAAAAATGAAGTAATGTCTTGGGTTAAAACGATTATCTTCGCATTTGTTGTTGTTTTTGTATGTCGACAATTTTTATTTACTCCTATTACCGTTCAGGGAGAGTCCATGTCTCCAACGTTTGAAGATAATCAAAAAGTAGTAATTAGTAAGACAAGTAAAATAGAACGATTTGATATAGTCGTTTTTAAATCGCCTAACATGAAAGATAACTACATTAAAAGAGTTATTGGTTTGTCGGGTGATAAAATTGAAGTAAAAGACGACGTTCTCTTTATAAATGGAAAAGCATATGACGAACCCTATTTAAAAGCGAATAAAGAAAAAATTCTGTTTGGCCAATTAACAGAGGACTTTACCTTGGAACAAAATACAGAAAGTTCGCGAGTACCAGAAGGCTACTATTTTGTGATGGGTGACAATCGTCTGCAAAGCTATGATAGTAGAATGTTTGGCTTTATCGCGAAGGACGAATTGTTAGGTGAGGTTAAATTGCGAGTTTACCCTCTAGGTCTTTCAAGTATTATCAAATAA